A window from Kluyveromyces lactis strain NRRL Y-1140 chromosome E complete sequence encodes these proteins:
- a CDS encoding uncharacterized protein (no similarity), protein MIAHWNREDVQQLSFNLWLPSCITLNVNRIPIIGFNLVTGDQNLDIIHTFRTEVEDQHGFFRFKPRSKYNMRKQTCCLHIIRTVQPHIFSGIG, encoded by the coding sequence ATGATTGCTCATTGGAATAGAGAGGATGTCCAACAactttccttcaatttatGGCTACCAAGTTGTATTACACTAAATGTCAATAGGATACCAATCATTGGATTTAATTTAGTAACTGGAGACCAGAATTTGGATATCATTCACACTTTTAGAactgaagttgaagatCAGCATGGGTTCTTCAGATTCAAACCACGATCGAAATACAATATGCGAAAACAAACGTGTTGCTTACATATTATTCGGACTGTCCAACCTCATATTTTTAGTGGGATTGGCTAG
- the MSY1 gene encoding tyrosine--tRNA ligase MSY1 (similar to uniprot|P48527 Saccharomyces cerevisiae YPL097W) produces MIFGRLLVRNLATKCDVLQVLRERGLVQQVSQPEKLLSEKLSNGDKIKLYCGADPTAKSLHLGNLLPLMVLLNFYVRGHDVVSLIGGATGKVGDPSGRKTERDVIAEAKRQGNIERIVEQYKTFFTNGLKYYESRIKERDAPGKVTYLNNISWWQDVKMLDFLATYGKHIRIQNMLSRDSVSSRLQSQDGIGFNEFTYQILQAYDFYHLYSNEQVSIQVGGNDQWGNITAGIDLINRISPQHVKTRPAFGLTVPLLTTSTGEKFGKSAGNAVFIDPEINTSYDMYQFFVNTTDADVAKQLKIFTLLPLELIEDIMAQHALSPNERYAQKRLAKEVVDLIHGIGKGDDAEFVSRILFGGSGFENVKAAELIRVFDENRILNKIPINTPLSDIVCQLIDCSKTESRRRIKQGSIYLGPNKNKVVDDTTNFSPFLIDERVLLLRVGKQKCYVIECI; encoded by the coding sequence ATGATATTTGGGAGGTTGCTTGTGAGAAATTTGGCAACGAAATGCGATGTATTGCAGGTTCTTCGAGAGAGAGGGTTGGTTCAGCAGGTTTCACAGCCGGAGAAGTTATTGTCTGAGAAACTGAGTAATGGTGATAAGATCAAACTATATTGTGGAGCAGATCCCACTGCGAAATCTTTGCATTTGGGTAATTTACTGCCCTTAATGGTTCTTTTGAACTTTTATGTGAGAGGGCATGACGTCGTTTCGTTAATTGGTGGGGCCACCGGCAAAGTTGGTGACCCAAGTGGGAGGAAAACTGAGAGGGATGTTATCGCTGAAGCAAAGAGACAAGGGAACATTGAAAGGATTGTGGAACAGTACAAGACATTTTTCACGAATGGATTGAAATACTACGAGTCTAGGATTAAGGAAAGAGATGCACCAGGTAAGGTCACCTATCTAAACAATATTTCGTGGTGGCAGGATGTTAAGATGTTAGATTTCCTTGCTACTTACGGTAAACATATTCGTATACAGAACATGTTGAGTCGTGATTCCGTTTCTTCGAGATTGCAAAGTCAAGATGGTATTGGTTTCAACGAATTCACGTATCAGATCTTACAAGCATACGATTTCTACCATTTGTACTCAAATGAACAAGTGTCCATCCAAGTTGGTGGTAACGATCAATGGGGTAATATTACAGCGGGTATCGATCTTATCAACAGAATTTCTCCCCAGCATGTGAAGACTCGTCCAGCTTTTGGTTTAACGGTGCCCTTATTGACGACCTCCACTGGAGAAAAATTCGGTAAATCGGCGGGTAATGCAGTATTCATTGACCCTGAAATCAATACCTCCTATGATATGTATCAGTTCTTCGTGAATACTACTGATGCAGATGTGGCAAAGCAATTGAAGATCTTTACTCTGTTACCGTTGGAATTAATTGAAGACATCATGGCTCAACACGCACTATCGCCAAATGAAAGATACGCTCAAAAAAGGTTAGCTAAAGAAGTTGTGGATCTGATTCATGGAATTGGTAAAGGTGACGATGCAGAGTTTGTATCGCGAATTTTATTTGGTGGTTCAGGTTTTGAAAACGTTAAGGCAGCTGAACTGATCAGAGTCTTCGATGAGAATAGaattttgaacaagataCCGATCAATACGCCATTGTCTGATATTGTGTGTCAATTGATCGATTGTTCAAAGACTGAGTCCAGGAGGAGAATCAAACAAGGATCCATCTATCTAGGACCAAATAAGAACAAAGTAGTGGATGACACCACAAACTTTAGCCCGTTTTTGATAGATGAAAGGGTGCTTTTGTTGAGGGTTGGTAAACAAAAATGCTATGTCATTGAATGCATATGA